The following DNA comes from Athene noctua chromosome 1, bAthNoc1.hap1.1, whole genome shotgun sequence.
GAAGAAGGCCCCAGGGAGCTCTCGCTGTGCCAGAGTCCCCGGCTCCCTGTGAgtcccccccagggctgtccagccaccaccacctctggGTCGGTGACCCCGGGCAGAGGTTGGAGCTGCTGGACACTTCCctgcctctgccggagccctggggagggacaggcaggctctgccccgggtacagccccagggctccctgcagggcCTCTGCGGCttcggggcagcgctgccgggagtcccccgggctggggggtcagtgacctccagagccaggagcagagcagcgcccgtgctggcggggggggacaggcatgggggctgctctgtgccccggccccccaccgcTGGGGCTGGTGTGGCCCCAGTTCCTCCATCCCAGGTCCCTGCTTCAGCCTTGGTGCCAACTGTCCCTCCAAGGAGCCTCTGGGGAGCGctcccgtggtgcagccccttccccttcccctgcagctccaaGACCCCAGCAGGGCACCAGTCATGGCCCCCAGAGGAAAAAGGCTccgagccccccagcctggctgccccgcAGTAGCCACCaggcacctctgccagccccggcgAGGGACGCACAGCCTCGGGATTGACTCCATCCTCCAGCCCCATTTCTCTAGGACTAAAGCCACAAATGGGACCCACAGAGGAGGAATGTAAaagaggagccccagcagcagcaggagggagatctcccccagagctgctgagaggctgcggggaggagaAGGCCTTGGGACGGGGGAAGGTtgtgccacggggctggggacatggggcaggctCCCAAGCTTcatgctcccagcagcttcttgaCCATGTAGCCTGGCATGCTGTAGAGGAAGAGCGCGACCATGACGATGAGCAACAGGGCCAGCACCATTTTGATGATGAGCCACTTGTAGCGCGTGCAGATGAGGTATTTGATGGACTTGAGTGGGTTCAGGAACCAGATGAAGGACGTGTCCGggcggctgcaggggaagcaaacACCCATCGTTAATGCTGTAGCCACAGAGGAGGGCGGGATGGTGGGCAGTGGACATGGTGGGCAAAGGGACGTGCAGGATCCCTTCCCGGGGTAAGTCTGCAGAGTGGAGGAGCGCAACCAGGAGAATCAGGAGGGTGGGCCAGGGAAGATGGCATGCTGTGCCAGATGGAGCAATGCGGGTTTGTGAGGGTTCCACTTGAAGCTGGAAGCTGGTGGTGAggactggaggggagcaggaggtggtgggaggcccAGGCAAGGGGATGGAGCCAAGaagcgaggcagaggaggaacagagtaaggaaaaaaaagagttggctcTGCTCGTGACCCTCGTTCCCCCAGCATGACCCCTCCGCACCtctccatgcctgcctcccccccacccctggggagcacccccagcatctcccagagctcaggtgcctgctggggactggggtttCCCACTTACTTGGGTTTCTCCAGTGGGTCGGGCTCGTTGCGAGCCAGCCCGGCgggggatttctctgcctcctctgctgtcagaaggtgcagttcagcctcaactttcccctgcaggaagcagagttgTGCTGGGAACTAGGCAAtgctccccacctcagcccccccagccacggtgacagaggggacctgagagaagagaggcaagtgccggggagcagagggtgtCTGCACAGAGTGCAGTCCCCAGGATGCAaaatccctcccttttccccatccttacGGTGACCTCCAGCTCATCGTTCTCATCTCTGGCCACGAACGGCCACCAGCCCTTCACCCGCTTCTGCTTGAAGATGGAGAccatgggcagctctgcctcgttCGTCACCATCTCCAGGCTGCACTGTTTCGACGTCTTGGCTCCTCGGGGGAAGCGGTTCAGGTCCAGCTCGATGGCCcctggcaggagaaaggggagcaCAGATGTTGGCATCCCCAAAATGCTGAGTCCTTGGCTGCAGGTGGGCTGGGTCagtatctcctgccctgaagAGCAACTTTGAACTAGGTCTGGGAACAGCGAAGCTGAAATctttgctgcaggaggagcctttgtgcagcagagacaagggctcTCATCCTACCTGCTCTTACCAGTAGCATCTAAAGGGGGGTTGCAGGATGTTGTGGgcttgaggagcagagctgcccttccaGGTCCTGTTCCTATACAGGCTTTATCTCATCCCACACTGCTCCCTACTTGGCCAGCCATGGCTGTCCCGTCACCCCAACTCAACGGGCCCTCCACTCACCGAGGAAATCATCGGCCGAGTGTGgcagttagggtctggcgctcggaagatatcgcgttgtacgggaagataaaacgtaggcagacggatgtgacgccatggacccagggtataaaaagcggtgttacgcaataataaacgccatttgccatccatcacgttgatgtctgtgtgcagatggaccgagcggcctggggttggccgccgtgttgtttttccctgagccaggtcgttaagcatcattaggcaacaaatggtgccgaAACCCGGGAAGCGGGAAGCGGCTAGCTAGGGAAGACGTCTGGAAttccactgctgtagggaggacgctcccaggaccaacaaggagtagagaatataaattctcaggaccaacaaggagggggaacatcCTTGTGAAGGTCGCCTTGTGAAGGTCGGATTGCAGTTCCCAAGGACCCGCGAGGAAGACGGAAGCTCTCGTGAAGGTCGTATCACagttacataagcagtggggaattgagtgcaagtcGATTTTACTCGCGCTGGCGCGAGGCTTTTACAGCCCTTgggttgtgggaaagactttaagttgtgggggagggttaaactagcccttaagaaagctatgcagaagcagaaaactgggaaggcggcaaaaaactgtttattggccacCCCTAGATTAGGGGTTGGTGctcagactactaacctcccaagcgatactgattatattgagccaaaggattcgcaggagggtggtacactccctcaatcctcggaccccgatccgcttacggaaggggaagggcgaaaacaagtaaaatctctCCAGGGCGGTTTgatagaggaggcaagaaaatccttctggggctgtttggtagaggaggcaaggaacgccgcagagatatcagaatcaatacaaacctgggaccgaccaccgccctatgtgccccagaatggcgccgaaaaaagagggggagggcaagataaaaatggtcccgaagaaaagaatgaggaagtgccagcaaccacgagcaaggctagaggggaggggtgtaCGGGTGAGGACTATAGAGCCAGTTAtgaggctagaggggaggagtgtacgggtgaggagcacagagccggagagaataaaaggaaaggtgggggaagtgttcggggaggggtggagagcgcaggcgaggggcggagagcatgtacgggtgaggagtacagagccggagagaataaaaagaaagctgggggaagtgtttggggaggagtggagagcccgggcgaggggcggagagccaatctaagcggccacccggagagacaccttgataaagcagggccctcccctagcaggaggtggggcgagcCTAGAGGAAGGGAGCGGCCCGCccgtaaggggagtggaaggggaaggagtctgaCAAAAAGTTATTGGAGCCCAGAAATGACCTGGCAGTCGAGTTCTGACTTCGGGTCAGACAGTAGCGAGGACGAATGGTTTACAGTCGacttaaacttaaaggaaaaaggaacgggagcagacagaactaaaggccaacaccccccacccatccactctaaagagaatccacgagaaaagcaaacccccctcacagactggagagaaacaaaaatgacatgcgccgacttattcccaccggcagcactagcattcccggtccgggtgacagacgggggacagagggtttactcgcccataaaccctaaagacatacaggcgattggtaaagcaactgccgataaaggtctcaattccgccttagtctccacccttattgatggtgtttttgggggagacgacatgctcccatctgacataatacaaacttgtagattaatctttgatggaacagggatgattgtttttaaacaagaatgggaggatatttgtgGAAGATTATTGGTTCAAGTAGTGggggcagaccatcccttgcatggatctagcttgcaacatctgatgggtacagatccagcgataattacccctcaagcgcaagctcaaggcctacgagcccagaaaattatggcaactactcgtgcggccagagacgccatttgcatagcttgtagggtcgttgcaaagccgtcctcttggtctactatgaaacaaaatgaaagtgagagctttacacagttcatagaccgcctccaggcagcgatcgactcttcaacattacctgcagaggcaaaaggcccagctgtaacagaatgcatacgtcaacaatgcaattcagcgaccaaagaaattttccaaccctgGATGGAGCAAAGCACTCCTGAACCCACTCCCCCCTCGAGAAGAGACCCATTTTATGGCTCAACTTATTATAGCTCAACCTGCGatacagccccaactgcaaccatcattcaatacatggacaatatcttgatcgccgcgccgtcagaaaatcaggtggaccacttggtgtcaacaatttccgaaaccctgaaagcaaacgGGTTCGAAATTGTGagtgcaaaaattaagaaaggaccatgtgtaagctttttaggagtaggaattacaggttcttatataacccctcctcaggtaaaaatccgtcgacacattgaaacactttatgatatgcaacagctagtagggtctttacaatggctccgcaatatcgtcctaattccccctgaaatcctggcccccctgtatgatcttctaaaaggaaaaaaaccatgggagaaaaaagctctgacgacGGAAGCAATGAGCTCTCTCGATTTCATCGAACAACAGGTATCGTCAAGCACGCTCGCCAGATGGGACCCCAATGAACCACTTGATCTGTAcgtacatttcatgtcaggaggaggagtaggagcactagctcagggctcccctgaagaagcccaaccaatacaatggatagccctgggaaaaccatcacgtgctttctctccaggggtcgagtgcattggcaatctcatcatgaaaggcagaaaactcgccctaagacacttgggcattgagcctgccaggatatatctcccgtaagcagctctcaacgcagtcagtgatgacatcagagtatttagctatagccctgactggatttggtggagaaatccggtacgccacaaaacctccctggactcaaatgttggcggttgtacacgttgaccccccatctaaggtcatggaccgacctcaggaaggaccaacagtctttacagatgcatcttcaacgACATCGACTGCcgtagcagtgtggcaatcaggagacgaatggcaccgtatcaaaacagccgattatgagctttcagttcaacagctggaagcagcagctatagtactagcatgcgggctgttcccgatggaacatctcaatatagtgactgactccatgtttgcagctaaactttgcctagccatgtcaggccctggcgtgacaacatccacagcagcgctaatgctcaaagaggcactctccgccaggaaaggcaccttttcagttctccatgtcaacagtcaaagtcctgttaaaaggtacttccaaattggtgatgataaagctgacactgctgcaaaagaattacggacgctaagggaggcccgtcaactacatgaatctctgaaatcgaaattagaaatattagcaaaggcagaaggctttaccaatgccattccatcagaagaccaagtacgCCTTTTGGCAAACGCCCTGCTAATGTTCAaccaattccccagagaagaggcgcatagccccgcccaaaaatactggaccactcgagcattagaagaaggtccaccggccacaatcagaaatgaactgggaaaatgggaacaggggtggaggctagttttaacaggacgggagtattctgcagttaaaaaggtgaaattaaatggtgccctcttaaacccgacctctaggatgaaactaatgagaactataagtttttattcacaggaccTAACCATCAGGCACCCCCGTAACCCGTATGCTCCTGTggcaagagaggagagtgagttggagaataccctgactacaacggatagctctgcttcaccagaacccgagcatcagctgagatgcccccgcaaagggctgctgtggtgtttttgtgtaattttgctgctgcgatgtttctgtttgattttgcttttagggttcatagtatcttgtggctcgtatgaacaccagccatgggaatgggtattaacgagatgggatcaagagatgctgcaaacaatcatcacttcggggcctcctagctttcaggtaaaactctgtaacttagccccagtagagtcctgtttaCACACGTCGAGCTATTACATGTGTCCCGGCTCTAACCCCGGCAGGCCTTACTGTAACGCCCCCAATCAGTATTactgttcccactggggatgtgagacaattgcctcagattgggcaccaggggcaggaccagacaaatatttgaaagaacaaccAGGACCTTACGGGTgtgtcattcctccaaaagaccccttaaGACCAGGGCTAGCAGCAACCCATGGGAAAATCAAGAATTGTTGTCTGTACCTTAGGCTCAGTGTCACCAATGAGGATGATCCGAGATGGATGATTGGGAAAACTCGGGGCGTCAGACACTATGAATCTAGTACAgacagggggagcttgttttctattagaaaacgggaaatacaaagcagcacagcaatcgcccccaatgtcatagccaaaagtgacaatgacgtcgagcaaggaagagaaagcttgccattatccacccctatcttgactacccccctagtagctaagcagataacccctccaagcaaacccaaggtgggcccttaccgcttacctgataagccgttccttaatgtactgaatgctaccttttggTCATTGAACCAATCAGATCCAGACCTCacgagctcctgctggctgtgctgcaatatgaacccgcccttttatgagggcgtcgccctcaatgcctccttttacaattcgccagacaataatccaactcaatgcaggtgggacacaccacgGAGAGGGATCACCCTGAACCAGGTCAAAGGCCAGGGCGTATGTCTGGGCAATACCGCTTTGGCAAACCggggtagttttgtttgtgcGAACACTGTTAGGGTCAATAGAGCCTACAAATGGGCAATCCCGCCTACATCCGCAAAGTGGGTctgccacaagtcaggagtaaccccctgtgtgtcccttattctttttgataattctgccaacttttgtgtccaagttatagttgttcctaaggtcctatatcacccagaggaagacctATATCACTATTTCAAAGAACCTCACTGGACTGATAAAAGAGCggtactaacaggcatcaccattgcaaCGCTGCTCGGGCTAAGAGCGgtcggcacagccacgggagttttggccctcgcaacccagcgccagggattatcccagctacaaatgaccatagatgaggacctgcaaagaattgaaaaaactatctcctttttggaaaaagtctctttccttttgaaggtcgttttgcagaataggcaagggttaaagcttctactgttgtatcaaagaggtttttgtaccacattaggggaagaatgttgtttttatgcagcccacacaggaatcgtacaggacaccatggctgaattgagagatcggctagcccaaagggaaagagaagccctacaagaatggtttggctcttggttcagtctccatggctaaccatccttttttccactctgatcggcccactcaccataatactgctggtactaatttttgggccttgcatattgaataagtcagtgtcgtttgtgaaaagctgcttagaaaaggttaacattctgtttatcgatctctttagagcaaatgctctaaagcatgctcactcagcactcaatatattacctccttagtctgtcattttaagtctgatagtctaagtattatctatagccttaatgttttatatgcatgctttatttttatatttaccagcgttaagaacaaagaactctaaatattttacctttagaaactcccttggtcttcccccagagtgctggccagactctgggtagaacccaacaggagatttagaatcagatgttcccgcttaaaggaatttgccagtcattttggcctgttgatttcagagcagggcctgcttgcagcgatgttggatgcctctcctacggatggacgcatcacgtagggtttccggtttgtgaggaagggcactctgattctcgctgcacccagggttccctagtgattgcgggtctgaatgttagcattcttattgactaagtgcactattttatattttaatcacaaataatacatttagtttacctttttatcagtgattgcagctgctatataattccagcctttatgaaacattctttaggtacgctgtgttttttaaggtttatctaattcctaatcaatataactttccaataaatttgacaggtattgtcatatcattaaaatagcatgggaggggggggaaatgtgggagttagggtctggcgctcggaagatatcgcgttgtacgggaagataaaacgtaggcagacggatgtgacgccatggacccagggtataaaaagcggtgttacgcaataataaacgccatttgccatccatcacattgatgtctgtgtgcagatggaccgagcggcctggggttggccgccgtgttgtttttccctgagccaggtcgttaagcatcattaggcaagaGACGAGAAGTGGTCAGCATCCCAGACCTGCAGGGTGAGACGAGCTGGGATCTTGTACTCCGTCTCATCCCAGGAGAACATGGACTCCTTCTTGGAGATGACGATCCTCTCCTCGGCCATCAGGTAGTCGAAGGGGAAGATGTAGCGCCAGTTGAAGTTGCCTTCACCGGTGAGCGAGTGGTAAtggagcccctcgcaggggggagaacgtggcgcagggatggctgccggttgtcacaaaggggatcccagccgccctgtgacgtcactaaggggattccagctgccttgtgatgtcacaaaggggattccagccgccttgtgatgtcacaaaggggattccagctgccttgtgatgtcacaaaggggatcccagccgccctgtgacgtcactaaggggattccagctgccttgtgatgtcacaaaggagattccagccgccttgtgatgtcacaaagggtgcTCCAGCCACCCTGTGAGGTCAAAAACGGGGGAGGCTCCAGccacccaatataaaaggccgcagccgccctgggcccacagccatggagtgttccaacagcctcacctcggcagacatcttcccactgttcatgctcctcctgccgcccctcctgttcgtcggcgtgttgatggtcgagtggctctgggtatgtgacggctgcactgtgctgtgccggggggtgggatggcgtggggaggtgttggggggctgtggggctgatgtggtgtgggggggttggggatgctgtggggagttgtggggtgtatggtgtgggtctgggagctgcctctgtctcactcagctcttggtgtcctgcagagctcaaggcagaaggcaaagcaagggacaacggtgaaagcaaggatggagaagagtgaattcaacctggaaacatggtgagtgctgggggaggcccccagatcctgccccagaccctcagtccgtgccctgcccgcgctgggcagccctgcccatcccgccggaggggccgcggtgcagcaggttcacctccctctctcctcccctgcagtgccagcgcgacgttgatGAACACAGAGCAACTGTGCCCGCTACACCGGACACGATCAATGATCTCCGTCCTAataagcagctccagttctgcggacaccgtctgctccttcccggagccctgccccggtgccacggcagatctggcggcacaagagcgctcaggacccgcccagacccccaaggatgatccggggctggtggagaacctgggaccagccctgggccaggaccccccactggagaggtcagcagggagcagtcaagagcaggtctctggggatgagggcgaagtagcacagagacccagggatgtggagccagaccctgacagtcaccaggagcacgtgtggacgctctttaccagaatgtgcattgaggacaatggagtggagcttcctgcgccagacacggacaccgagaggattccaaacacgggatccttggaaatgggctggagcagctccatgatgtcgggcagcagcacccccgtgaccatgggcagcaccatctgggcggcgccgagtgggagcagcccagcggagcccagtccccagcagcgggtgcccacgggcaggatgcgtgcctgggcggcccgggggctgtgcaagtggggccgtgccctgcgggagtcccgtgcccagctctgcaggcgtgtcagcacCTGGTGGAAACGGccgcagtgctgctgcaggtgctcccgcaagcccctgaggcaaaactatccctgactgcagcgggcagcctggagagagcagttggggttgtagggctggggaagtccctgcaatgaccccacctgaaaaatatctttcctccatccctggtgccgtggttcttccacacagcccttgatgcgcgccctcccctgtcccctttgccaaacctcccctttgggtcccttgctgacccccccgcctctgccgggtctcccccagatcctggctccgagctcccccgggcttggtcacctctgtccggccccgcgtccgtaggcaccgcgacgggggcatttgcttggcccagagctgctcctgccagagcaggcagggactgtgcctgcctgcaccctgctcctgcctcctgccccctccagagcccgggggctgcggggcacccactgcaggaacagggggaccgcacacgtcgggtctttgcctcttttcacctggaacacattcactcaacagtaaaggtctttactgtcaggcaggaattcttcctggcagcgctgggcgcactcgctgttaccgtcagtttggcctcccaagaaccgccgaaggctcagctggaagctgtagaaggcaggcaggctgtgctgcagcgctgggtgctggggggatcgttccacccaagggccgtgccgaaagacaagggcacgcttctcctgccacaccaaagcagcgaatattcctgtcatttccgacacgtacacaCCGATTCCcggaggaccgactgcccgtgccagtgcgttgtttgggggagagtccctgcggggcttccccaggtgtctgctggtttctctgccctccccgggatggacccgtcagagctgcaaacatgaggtccttgggcacaatcccctgcgaggcccctcacagctctgagccccaactgcgggcaggcaggaggcagcagctccccccttttcctgagactttgcactcacaaatcccagctctcaggactccaaacccaaaccaccttttggcagaaaaagagccgccgtggctgtggcagaagagtcagaggtccctcggccggagctgatccggccgttccctgagccagcgctaatcagcacgtgcaagtatggaagcgcaggctgtggcaggtgtcccccccagtgaagatcgggctccatggccgctggagcggagcagctcctgattgcctttgctctcggggcttcccggcagttggggcctttggccaacgggagccgctacggggcacaggtcagattggggctgggtgtcaatggagccctggggcagccattttgagctcctcccctcgggcagccattttgagctcctcccctggagcagctcgctgccgtcggtcgaggactctcccctggggtcgggacgtcgcccaaggaagctcctccaggtgatctgggtcggggcgctgccctgagcaggtcctcgaggtggagagccctcgcttgtcaggtgagtgatcaagcgtttggggtggccgttaaaccccacagagttctttgttctgcgttctggggtgccgttgaaccctggaaagctgttctgttctccgcgcacagacattcgaacctgcaatttacggagagctagtttcctgcgctcgtcgtaatttgtcattattttggtggggggctgtctaattgagagcagccgtaaggcccgcgctcctcccgctgaggccgccgcgggctcaacccgaacccccccactcctcaccccggggaaggcccttcccccggcgcggggagcagcacgaggtcggggccgccgggctccggctgcgcgttcaccccccggcggccgggctcgagcgggctgtcggagaagccccgatcgctgccgcccgtgtgtgcgggcggcaccaggcggcggcgcggcccggcccggcggcgcagaggacacggggccccgcggccgtcgctgccccgcagcccggcccgagccccgcgct
Coding sequences within:
- the LOC141967349 gene encoding otoferlin-like, translating into MVTNEAELPMVSIFKQKRVKGWWPFVARDENDELEVTGKVEAELHLLTAEEAEKSPAGLARNEPDPLEKPNRPDTSFIWFLNPLKSIKYLICTRYKWLIIKMVLALLLIVMVALFLYSMPGYMVKKLLGA